The Penicillium oxalicum strain HP7-1 chromosome VI, whole genome shotgun sequence genome window below encodes:
- a CDS encoding ATP-dependent RNA helicase mrh4 produces the protein MPIPVRASISSLAHIRLSVLPTLLSQWQATRTMATGRLRKTSSRMTLSPNVAKQSLNKPRPGRDRRGPFAGMNQTEARVRDTPRPRSQAALKRSGEEGKAEKTDSPLYKALKMQTTLSPVSYGRRAAIKSKISNLTSFDHFPLLPAVRHSIFAQALPGLSEVVPTPIQRLAIPQLLQDTSKKPTTKVDPDAPQYDQYLLAAETGSGKTLAYLLPVVDAVKRAEVRDKEEQQKLEEEKAKEREERLKNRTFEIEPEEPPMSNAGRPRAIILVPTSELVAQVGAKVKALAHSVKYRSGVISSNLTPRRIKNTLYHPDGIDILVSTPHLLASIAKTNPYLLSRVSHLVLDEADSLMDRSFLPTTTEVIDRAAPSLKKLIFCSATIPRSLDNQLRKRYPDLKRLTTPNLHAVPRRVQLGVVDIDKEPYRGNRSLACADVIWSIGKAGDASDENYGPLTQYMGPKVKKIIVFVNEREEAEEVAQFLVSKNIDAVALSRDSSSRKQEEILAEFTEVDQPPTADEIMLLRKQARAEKSIPFLEPEKKQEVDRRLPNTKVLVTTDIASRGIDTLAVKTVILYHVPHTTVDFIHRLGRLGRMGKRGRGVVLVGKKDRKDVVREVREGMFRGQALI, from the coding sequence ATGCCTATTCCAGTTCGCGCCTCGATCTCTAGTCTTGCGCACATCAGACTGTCGGTGTTGCCGACCCTTCTCTCGCAATGGCAAGCAACGCGAACGATGGCCACTGGGAGGCTGCGCAAGACGTCCTCTCGCATGACCTTATCGCCCAACGTGGCTAAGCAGTCACTGAACAAGCCGCGCCCTGGAAGGGACCGGCGCGGGCCTTTTGCAGGCATGAATCAGACCGAAGCTCGCGTGCGAGATACGCCGCGACCTCGATCCCAAGCCGCTCTCAAACGCTCAGGCGAAGAGGGCAAGGCTGAGAAGACCGACTCGCCTTTATACAAAGCACTAAAGATGCAAACTACACTATCACCGGTTTCCTATGGTCGTCGAGCTGCTATCAAGTCAAAAATCTCCAACCTGACCAGTTTCGAccatttccccctccttcccgCCGTTCGCCATTCGATCTTCGCTCAGGCTCTGCCCGGCCTCTCCGAGGTGGTACCAACCCCGATCCAACGACTCGCCATCCCACAGCTTCTGCAAGACACGTCAAAAAAGCCTACGACGAAAGTGGACCCGGATGCTCCGCAATATGATCAGTACCTGCTCGCTGCAGAGACAGGTTCGGGCAAAACATTAGCATACCTCCTTCCCGTCGTTGATGCAGTCAAGCGTGCAGAGGTTCGTGACAAAGAAGAGCAGCagaagctggaggaagaaaaggcgaaAGAGCGGGAGGAAAGATTGAAGAATCGGACATTCGAAATTGAGCCGGAAGAGCCTCCCATGTCGAATGCTGGTCGACCTCGAGCGATCATCTTGGTTCCAACCTCGGAGCTGGTTGCACAGGTTGGTGCGAAGGTTAAGGCCTTGGCTCATTCCGTCAAGTACCGCTCAGGCGTCATCTCTTCCAACTTGACTCCACGTCGGATCAAAAATACCCTGTACCACCCGGATGGGATTGACATTCTGGTTTCCACACCCCACCTTCTGGCATCCATCGCCAAAACGAACCCATATCTCCTCAGCCGCGTTAGCCATCTTGTCTTGGATGAAGCGGATTCCCTCATGGATCGGTCATTCCTTCCGACGACAACAGAAGTGATTGATCGTGCAGCGCCGTCCCTCAAAAAGCTCATATTCTGTTCCGCCACAATTCCGCGGAGCCTCGACAATCAGCTTCGCAAGCGATACCCTGATCTGAAGCGTCTCACTACCCCGAATCTACACGCTGTTCCCCGACGTGTTCAGCTCGGTGTGGTTGATATCGACAAGGAACCCTATCGTGGAAACCGTAGCCTCGCCTGTGCCGATGTGATCTGGTCTATTGGCAAGGCTGGTGATGCTAGCGACGAAAACTACGGGCCTCTCACACAGTACATGGGCCCTAAAGTCAAAAAGATCATTGTCTTTGTGAACGAGCGCGAGGAGGCTGAGGAAGTTGCCCAATTCCTAGTTTCTAAGAACATTGATGCCGTGGCACTCTCGCGAGATTCCAGCTCTCGCAAACAAGAGGAAATTCTTGCTGAATTCACCGAGGTCGATCAGCCCCCAACTGCTGATGAGATCATGCTACTCCGCAAGCAGGCTCGTGCTGAAAAGTCTATTCCGTTCCTGGAGCCGGAGAAGAAGCAAGAAGTCGACCGACGCCTTCCCAACACGAAAGTTCTTGTCACTACCGATATTGCTTCTCGCGGTATCGATACGCTGGCTGTGAAGACCGTGATTTTGTATCATGTTCCTCACACGACTGTGGACTTTATTCATCGTCTTGGCCGACTTGGCCGTATGGGCAAGCGAGGCCGGGGTGTCGTCCTTGTTGGCAAGAAGGATCGCAAGGATGTCGTTCGTGAAGTCCGCGAAGGCATGTTCCGTGGACAGGCTCtgatttaa